From the genome of Plasmodium malariae genome assembly, chromosome: 9, one region includes:
- the PmUG01_09054200 gene encoding serine/threonine protein kinase, putative, whose amino-acid sequence MDFSNKKSVKTLNNNSYNNHNNINNNTISINNSTNNNNINNISNNNGINNIMNNNGKESDEHAEKLYKKNHIKNRKTDEIKIGSNLSSNNDVLQLPSVLHNQIRIIRTNDSCFKDYIVLSNLGKGTYAQVWKVKHKITNEIFAAKLLQPNQFPQESFNRIVEMFTKEIINLSICQCPGVIKLHKVIGGKEGWILIQDYANDGTLWKENLSSNMSEAFLYFIQLLQGMWFIQDMNIVHRDLKPTNILRYDNKRIVIADFGWSEHIDSCNLHPTEWPGTLEINPPEVLRNTGPMTEKIDNYALGMNMILFISGRFVCRQKGIECSKIAQTILKTVHNLRHSKPPSRFRENLKAWDLFVKLTSSNPSGRLSLQNVLDHPWVTEMLNNFSLQNSKFLWHEKVKSRWIYLLSNNWNFFKNISSISNGKINRINELDREGIAASKMSSSVNGVATYGIDNSESECGNGSGSGNGGIINNGIGNHGLGNHGIGNHGIGNHSINNCGSGNQNKATVVTGVDYQKDKNSKYTHSCLKNDYEILYYMMKNNFKNRINCCSMKKNDPPISKSNDMKATQGRDSSGALKQNHINDDDRNNGRSNGRSDTGYNMCCSNNSNSVLPKFGIITSPNDGEAKKEIFIINDNFENVKDKCCRKKGEKIVMNKNDAIIINDEDDVINISRKYGRKKKNGNLLSGKKDETKNINFLDINKNKDFYTDLGENKDKNEESDWGKEQGGKNCVIMDRVEGVKDPVEVEVVEDDYNDDNDNDNDDNDDDDDNDDNDEDDDEEEDEDDDEDDNDEDDNDNDGNDENDEDDDDDSSNKEEHNNDQTLDNKNNHSIYVKDNKNVNSKKKNDDVKNIRDKYYSTRVTNNFVNYNEKKKKNVHLFKNIENINHLLKKELTIKTDRNKGINNTKELNTFTKKDLHASVNKVETEEYFRKCKNEIDNKMNKLFGTEKDQEQKKQTQLSLNNVEVNYLENIEDTFLNFSESRNLSMPKDLMRNSLIEKINWMDTTNKVGQMNEIGQNEKIGKISDIGKINQIGEVYKTNVHEKDPHTSSTVKQRKNLTRGKSEGYNEGKNIGQNEEKSVGQDGGKNKGKSEQYGEMHIEQPSDDEGEEENYIKIYTKNFNINEKLVQNKKSNKQKDSFSDEIHSLLENSKELKKKLKKNLNNLYEMSLSEMKGKTVGICNSGYCNHCGSGNSIGSSNNREIVNSSNCNVVEENQKHRYEELLIKQSGAIHNINLNMDKFPIYINNQKGKHSVSSLENSLDIKLKEKIENKINKKKGKLYFDNSLTYKKKTNPSCLSAYNEVDKTDIHHKLEANTSNDENTLLKTINKECTFLRGETKVAQGVGDGNNDDDNDDGNDDNSKLNTLANTDMYDDHLHRPNTNKNRESLDFVTIHPKTYINKNDKNDDLASCSNLQNFDDVYKYVLENGSKKNYCKNYINNTELYQDNTINDHINNRKEEIMKDKFMNKKKNYLLDQKDSVNLKTKITNKAFNHVGNIFLNYKMGILNNNEVKEYIRKNLKGEDRKIAKCSKNTKDRNNDIGQHVNKILINSRIGTKIHSNNINNNKSINYGNRGTTKYDICDYKFSVLTKKTSPSENYVVSDMEKEGVSNDHSEKINISYKKCINDEKSSNKDNNNNDNCSNNSNGFCSISRNGKCNGKCNDKCNGKCNGKCNGKCNDKCNGKCNDKCNDKCNGKCIGKCNGKCNGKCISNSNSNSNSNSNSNSNSNSNSNSNSNSNSNSNSNSNYNGSGKKNESIRDACKSENSKKFIDLLNTYEKNRDSLRDRPLYYHLNNSNNTHSDTNDVIINNFMNNTRGGNSGTNDIGSGNSGISIGNKGFSKGNNRITSGSVHSNGTDISNLKYFDKMDRDKANYNAKQNVFINKKKCLTNESYVGSSLRLSELYNDNREKVVTSSYVATCDTSNEENINNVSSTVGSRHNSSSNNSSKNDKCSYTNRSNNENSFTNSRCRSYGKDENTKFIKCVKSFNDLNNERKKNTIEKNIINLTNPFLKLKEKFENKNGILENCTSKEKLLKSKKLLRCMNSDEDSMNVHLVNNQRNQDVFLHLNRAEQKLFNEEKNEYAVSTHTCLEKNSNCCTNTNDSDDRNSTGNTDLSGNTNNNSSSNSYNKANVIHIMNNNINNYAKLLIPLDGNVKENFIKTSSSTTYDYSDFDLHYYSSNKDNIVDSFNTEYRLTSRDKSTLQRHRKQEKTRYIQTSAKFQLTN is encoded by the coding sequence atggatttttcaaacaaaaaaagtgTTAAAACGTTAAACAATAACAGTTACAATAATCACAATAATATCAACAACAATACTattagtataaataatagtaccaataacaataatattaataatattagtaacAACAATGGTATTAACAACATCATGAATAACAATGGTAAAGAAAGCGACGAACATGCGGAAAAactttacaaaaaaaatcacataaaaaataggaaaaccGATGAAATAAAGATAGGCTCTAACTTGTCGAGCAACAATGACGTTTTGCAGTTACCAAGTGTGTTACATAATCagataagaataataagaaCAAATGATAGTTGTTTTAAAGATTATATAGTGTTAAGTAATTTAGGGAAAGGGACATATGCACAGGTATGGAAAGTAAAgcataaaataacaaatgaaATTTTCGCAGCTAAATTATTACAACCAAATCAATTCCCACAAGAATCATTTAATAGAATAGTAGAAATGTTTACAAAAGAGATAATTAACTTATCCATATGCCAATGTCCAGgtgtaataaaattacataaagtGATAGGAGGAAAAGAGGGATGGATACTTATACAAGATTATGCGAATGATGGTACATTATGGAAAGAAAATTTGTCCAGTAATATGAGTGAagcctttttatattttatacaactACTACAAGGAATGTGGTTTATTCAAGATATGAATATAGTTCATAGAGACTTGAAAccaacaaatattttaagatatgataataaaagaattgtTATAGCAGATTTTGGATGGTCTGAACATATTGATTCTTGTAATTTACATCCAACAGAATGGCCAGGAACTTTAGAAATTAATCCTCCTGAAGTGTTAAGAAATACAGGTCCTATGActgaaaaaattgataattaTGCTCTTGGTATGAAtatgattttatttatatctggTAGATTTGTATGTAGACAAAAAGGTATAGAATGTTCGAAAATTGCACaaactattttaaaaacagTGCATAATTTAAGACATTCTAAACCTCCTAGTAGATTTAGAGAAAACTTAAAAGCATGggatttatttgttaaattaaCTTCATCAAATCCTAGTGGACGATTAAGTTTACAGAATGTGTTGGACCATCCTTGGGTCACTGAaatgttaaataattttagtttGCAAAATTCGAAATTTTTATGGCATGAAAAGGTAAAAAGTAGGTGGATTTACTTGCTATCAAATAATtggaatttttttaaaaatatctcTTCTATTTCTAATGGTAAAATTAACAGAATTAATGAGCTCGATAGGGAGGGCATTGCTGCATCTAAAATGAGTAGTAGCGTTAATGGAGTAGCTACCTATGGTATAGATAACAGTGAAAGTGAATGTGGGAATGGAAGTGGAAGTGGTAACGGTGGAATTATTAACAATGGGATAGGCAATCATGGGCTAGGAAATCATGGGATAGGAAATCATGGGATAGGAAATCACAGCATAAATAACTGCGGAAGTGGTAACCAAAACAAAGCAACTGTAGTTACAGGTGTAGATTATCAAAAGGACAAAAACAGCAAATATACGCATTCTTGTCTAAAAAACGACTATgaaattctttattatatgatgaagaacaattttaaaaatagaattaacTGCTGCTCCATGAAAAAAAACGATCCGCCTATTAGCAAAAGTAATGACATGAAAGCTACTCAGGGTAGAGATAGCAGTGGTGCACTAAAACAAAACCATATCAATGATGACGATCGTAATAATGGCCGAAGTAATGGTCGCAGTGATACAGGCTATAATATGTGTTGTAGTAATAATTCCAATAGCGTGCTTCCCAAGTTTGGAATTATCACTAGCCCGAACGACGGAGAagcaaaaaaggaaatttttattattaatgataattttgaaaatgttAAGGATAAATGCTGTAGAAAGAAGGGAGAAAAAATCGTTATGAATAAAAACGAcgctattattataaatgatGAGGATgatgttattaatataagtaGAAAATATGGgcgtaaaaagaaaaacggAAACTTGCTAAGCGGTAAAAAGGacgaaacaaaaaatattaactttttagatattaacaaaaataaagatttTTATACTGATCTAGGGGAAAATAAGGACAAAAATGAGGAGTCTGATTGGGGTAAGGAACAAGGGGGTAAAAATTGTGTTATTATGGATAGGGTGGAGGGGGTGAAAGATCCGGTAGAGGTGGAAGTTGTAGAAGATGACTATAACGATGATAATGATAACGACAATGACGACAATGACGACGATGatgataatgatgataatgatGAGGATGACgatgaagaagaagatgaAGATGATGACGAAGATGATAATGACGAAGACGATAACGACAATGATGGTAATGACGAGAATGATGAGGACGACGATGATGACAGTAGTAACAAAGAAGAGCATAACAACGATCAGACCTTAGATAACAAGAATAATCATAGTATTTACGTAAAAGATAACAAAAATGTTaacagcaaaaaaaaaaatgacgaCGTTAAGAATATTCGAGATAAATATTACAGTACTCGTGTGACAAACAATTTTGTGAAttataacgaaaaaaaaaaaaaaaatgtacatctttttaaaaatattgaaaatattaaccATTTATTGAAGAAAGAATTAACAATTAAAACTGATAGAAACAAAGGTATTAACAACACTAAAGAGCTAAAtacttttacaaaaaaagacTTACATGCTTCAGTTAATAAGGTAGAAACAGAGGAATACTTtcgaaaatgtaaaaatgaaattgaTAATAAGATGAACAAGTTATTTGGAACAGAAAAAGATCAAGAACAAAAGAAACAAACGCAGTTGTCACTGAATAACGTGGAGGTGAATTACTTAGAAAACATTGAAGATACCTTTCTTAATTTTAGTGAGTCCAGAAATTTAAGTATGCCCAAGGATCTAATGAGGAACAGCCTAatagagaaaataaattggATGGACACAACAAACAAAGTTGGACAAATGAACGAAATTggtcaaaatgaaaaaattggaaaaattaGTGATATTGGCAAAATTAACCAAATAGGTGAAGTATACAAAACGAACGTTCACGAGAAAGATCCTCACACGAGTAGTACAGTGAAGCAAAGAAAGAACTTAACCAGAGGGAAAAGTGAAGGGTATAATGAAGGGAAGAATATAGGACAGAATGAAGAGAAGAGTGTAGGGCAGGATGGAGGGAAAAATAAGGGGAAAAGTGAACAGTATGGAGAAATGCACATTGAACAACCGAGTGACGATGAAGGTGAGgaggaaaattatattaaaatatataccaaGAACTTTAACATTAACGAAAAGTTagttcaaaataaaaagtccAATAAGCAGAAGGACTCCTTTTCAGACGAAATACATTCGTTATTAGAAAATTCGAaagagttaaaaaaaaagttaaagaagaatttaaataatttgtatGAAATGAGTTTAAGTGAGATGAAAGGAAAGACCGTTGGTATTTGTAATAGTGGATATTGTAACCACTGTGGAAGTGGCAACAGCATTGGAAGCAGTAACAACAGAGAAATCGTTAACAGTAGCAACTGTAATGTAGTGGAGGAGAATCAGAAACACAGATATGAAGAACTTCTCATCAAGCAAAGTGGTGCCATTCATAATATCAACTTAAATATGGATAAATTTccaatatacataaacaatCAAAAAGGAAAGCATTCTGTTAGTAGTTTGGAAAATTCTTTGgacataaaattaaaggaaaaaattgagaacaaaataaataaaaagaaaggaaaactatattttgataactcacttacatataaaaaaaagactaACCCTTCCTGTTTATCTGCATATAATGAAGTTGATAAAACCGATATCCATCACAAATTAGAAGCCAATACCagtaatgatgaaaatactTTGTTAAAAactataaataaagaatgtACTTTTTTACGAGGTGAAACGAAAGTTGCACAAGGGGTAGGGGATGGCAACaatgatgatgataatgatgatggtaatgatgataatagCAAGTTGAACACCTTGGCAAACACAGATATGTATGATGACCATCTTCATAGAcctaatacaaataaaaacagAGAATCTTTGGATTTTGTCACCATTCATCCGAAGACTTATATCAACAAAAATGATAAGAATGATGATCTAGCTAGCTGTTCTAACCTCCAAAATTTTGATGATgtttacaaatatgtattagAAAATGgatctaaaaaaaattactgcAAAAATTACATCAATAATACAGAGCTCTATCAAgataatacaataaatgaccatattaataatagaaaagaggaaataatgaaagataaatttatgaataaaaagaaaaattatttacttgACCAGAAAGATAGTGTAAACCTGAAAAcgaaaataacaaataaagcGTTTAATCATGTTGgaaatattttccttaattataaaatgggTATACTTAACAATAATGAGGTAAAAGAGTATATAAGGAAGAATCTAAAAGGTGAGGATAGGAAGATTGCCAAATGTAGTAAGAATACTAAAGATAGAAACAATGATATAGGCCAACATgtcaataaaattttaataaatagtaGAATCGGAACAAAAATACATTCAAATAACATTAACAATAACAAGAGTATTAATTACGGAAATAGAGGAACTACGAAATATGATATCTGtgattataaattttcagtATTGACCAAAAAAACATCTCCGAGTGAAAATTATGTCGTCAGTGATATGGAAAAAGAGGGTGTTAGTAATGACCATtcggaaaaaataaatatctcGTACAAGAAGTGCATTAATGATGAAAAGAGCAGCAATAAggataataacaataatgataattgCAGTAATAACAGCAATGGTTTCTGTAGTATTAGCAGAAATGGTAAATGCAATGGCAAATGCAATGACAAATGCAATGGTAAATGCAATGGCAAATGCAATGGCAAATGCAATGACAAATGCAATGGCAAATGCAATGACAAATGCAATGACAAATGCAATGGTAAATGCATTGGCAAATGCAATGGTAAATGCAATGGTAAATGCATTAGTAACAGCAACAGCAACAGTAACAGCAACAGCAACAGCAACAGCAACAGCAACAGTAACAGCAACAGTAACAGCAACAGCAACAGCAACAGTAACAGCAACAGCAACTATAATGGCAGTGGTAAGAAGAATGAGAGCATCCGGGATGCGTGCAAGAgtgaaaattcaaaaaagtttatagatctgttaaatacatatgaaaAGAATAGAGACTCGTTAAGAGATCGCCCCTTATACTACCATCtgaataatagtaataacaccCATTCGGACACAAACgatgttattattaacaacTTTATGAACAACACAAGGGGGGGTAATAGTGGTACTAACGATATTGGCAGTGGAAATAGTGGAATCAGTATTGGAAATAAAGGATTCAGTAAAGGTAATAACAGAATCACTAGCGGTAGTGTTCATAGTAATGGTACAGACATTTCAAACTTAAAATACTTCGACAAAATGGACCGTGACAAAGCAAACTACAACGCAAaacaaaatgtatttattaataaaaaaaaatgtttaaccAATGAATCATATGTAGGAAGTTCATTAAGATTAAGTGAATTATACAATGACAATAGGGAAAAGGTTGTCACCTCGTCCTATGTTGCTACTTGTGATACCAGCAATGAGGAAAACATCAACAATGTAAGCAGTACGGTTGGAAGCAGACATAACAGtagcagtaataatagtagtaaaaATGACAAATGTAGTTATACCAATCGcagtaataatgaaaatagcTTCACTAACAGTAGATGTAGGAGCTATGGAAAGGATGAAAATacgaaatttataaaatgcgTAAAGTCGTTTAACGATTTAAACaatgaaaggaaaaaaaatacaatagaaaaaaatataataaatctCACAAATCCTTTTCTAAAGTTGAAAGAAAAATTCGAGAATAAAAATGGCATACTTGAAAACTGTACTTCCAAagagaaattattaaaaagtaaaaagctGTTAAGGTGTATGAACAGTGATGAAGATTCAATGAATGTACATCTGGTAAATAATCAAAGGAACCAAGATGTCTTTTTGCATCTCAATAGAGCGGAGCAAAAACTATTTaatgaagagaaaaatgaaTACGCTGTAAGTACCCACACGTGTTTAGAAAAGAACAGTAATTGCTGCACTAATACGAATGATAGCGACGATAGGAACAGTACTGGTAATACTGATTTAAGTGGTAACACAAACAATAACAGTAGTAGTAACAGTTATAATAAGGCAAATGTCATTCAcattatgaataataatattaataattacgCAAAATTGTTAATTCCATTAGATGGGAATGTtaaggaaaattttataaaaacgtCTAGTTCTACTACGTATGATTATAGCGATTTTGATCTACACTATTACTCCTCTAATAAGGATAACATTGTCGACTCTTTTAATACAGAATATAGATTAACTTCACGAGATAAAAGTACATTACAAAGGCATcgaaaacaagaaaaaactAGGTATATCCAGACTAGTGCTAAATTTCAGTTAACGAattag
- the SEC21 gene encoding coatomer subunit gamma, putative, translating into MLKPLIMKEKLQRNLLKDSKYEDDKSFLNPHEGDKASILQETRVFSSYPLNTQKCLQILTKILYLINKGEDSLTPQECTDIFFSITKLFQSNNEILRRMIYLLIKNLPVNDKEIFIVTSSLTKDMNSANDCYRANAIRVLSKIIDYSMATQIERYLKTAIVDKNPFVSCSALLCGLNLYANTSCDIVKKWTNEISECTNSKNAMIQFHALTLLCSIKCQDKLALEKIISTYAKGSNNPSGSLASCLLIKYASYLIYCTEVEGDMGNASGVNNIGNVSSVGAYSSSNAHNNITMRSSSPMYNIHDYTKNSKNQLIHPTTKVCFDYLKICLKSKDIIILFECVKCIFDLAIYDIAGRNTTTVFNIDILNECIKICQLFLLSTKIVDKFSIIRQINKLAHHRPLVMSKLNSDIENLLVDSNKSICVLAFTTLLKTGDESNIDKLLNQINNYMSGDNSFFKIQIIEEVKNLCFIYPSKCNIILNFLSNNIRDEESYQFKSNTIDAIILIISQIPHSEETAILQLCEFIEDCEYNSLLLRVIRFLLLHIPKTRNPAKYIRYIYNRLILENATIRVDGMYALFHIALKCTENCKDILFLLKCLLADNDDEVRDRTNFFYYMLKEKIIDLELASTTNVHGDSNLPGSCTDEQITPQEKEANAVKEADVDAAESENMQQKDKQAIPLIDELLSNEEPSNVEALLYYITNHLENNKNEEFQYENIKDEITKMNDTNKDALSSTHSKRKSSYSENLNNTNTLTKNLEQTTDSVYLENVSPFIEKYSMGNIKIITKSTALTESEAEYTVSVKKYIYDNHVILEFLIQNTLTEQILSNVNLQINTYDNKWIILEKTAIQNLYYNSPQNLYVLLGKGSCFTQAEIINYNGSNDNGNDNNSSNFNGNNEPNVYNVTQIFQISLHFLTKDNEMDEGFPDSYSINPFSIQITDFINPKILRNGEFKHVWESMDNLNSESVSKFSLNFENIQLAVVGLLNTLNMMACDNTDIVENNSTNHNMLLSAKFLNESNVLCKASLILSQQYGCLLKIICRSKSRQLSEHILKSLE; encoded by the coding sequence ATGCTAAAACCACTTATcatgaaagaaaaattgcAAAGGAATTTGTTAAAAGACTCAAAATATGAAGATGATAAATCATTTTTGAATCCCCATGAAGGGGACAAAGCGAGTATACTACAAGAAACAAGAGTTTTCTCAAGTTATCCAttaaatacacaaaaatgtttacaaattttaacaaagatattatacttaataaataaaggTGAAGACAGTTTGACACCTCAAGAATGtacagatatattttttagtatcacaaaattatttcaatCCAATAATGAGATATTAAGAAGAATGATTTATCTactgataaaaaatttgccAGTAAATGACaaggaaatatttattgtCACAAGCTCATTAACAAAAGATATGAATTCTGCCAATGATTGTTATAGAGCTAATGCTATAAGGGTGTTGAGTAAAATTATTGACTATTCCATGGCAACACAAATAGAACGATATTTAAAAACAGCTATAGTTGATAAGAATCCTTTTGTTTCTTGTTCAGCATTACTTTGTggtttaaatttatatgctAACACATCTTGTGATATAGTTAAAAAATGGACAAATGAAATTAGTGAATGTACTAATAGCAAAAATGCCATGATTCAGTTCCATGCCTTAACCTTACTATGCTCTATAAAATGTCAAGATAAACTTgctttagaaaaaataattagtaCTTATGCTAAGGGATCCAATAACCCTTCCGGTTCTTTAGCTAGTTGTCTATTGATCAAATACGCATCTTATTTGATATACTGCACGGAGGTGGAGGGTGATATGGGCAATGCTAGTGGGGTGAACAACATAGGAAATGTTAGCAGTGTTGGTGCATACAGTAGCAGTAACGCTCATAATAACATCACCATGCGTAGCAGTAGTCCcatgtataatatacatgACTACACAAAAAACAGCAAAAATCAGTTAATACACCCAACGACGAAAGTATGCTTCgattacttaaaaatatgtctAAAAAGCaaagatataataattctttttgaGTGTGTTAAGTGCATATTTGATTTGGCTATATATGATATTGCTGGAAGAAACACAACTACAGTATttaatattgatatattgaatgaatgcataaaaatatgtcAACTGTTTTTACTCTCTACAAAAATTGTAGATAAGTTTAGTATAATAagacaaataaataaattagcTCACCATAGACCTCTTGTTATGTCAAAGCTTAATTCAGATATAGAAAACTTACTAGTTGATAgtaataaaagtatatgtGTTCTAGCATTTACtacattattaaaaacaGGAGATGAATCAAATATAGATAAATTACTAAatcaaattaataattatatgagtGGTGataatagtttttttaaaatacaaattattgaagaagtaaaaaatttatgttttatttatcctagtaaatgtaatattattctaaatttcttatcaaataatataagagATGAAGAATCTTATCAATTCAAATCAAATACAATTGATgctattatattaataataagtCAAATACCTCACTCAGAAGAAACAGCTATATTACAGCTATGTGAATTTATTGAAGATTGTGAATATAACTCTCTACTTCTTAGAGTTATAAGATTTTTACTATTACACATACCTAAAACTAGGAACCcagcaaaatatataagatatatttataacagaCTCATTCTTGAAAATGCTACTATTCGAGTTGATGGGATGTATGCCTTATTTCATATTGCTCTAAAGTGTACTGAAAATTGTAAagatatattgtttttactAAAATGCTTATTAGCTGATAATGATGATGAAGTCAGGGATCGAACCAACTTTTTCTATTACATGCTGAAGGAGAAAATTATAGATTTGGAGTTGGCCTCTACTACAAACGTTCATGGTGATAGCAATCTACCCGGTAGTTGTACGGATGAGCAAATAACCCCTCaagaaaaagaagcaaaTGCAGTAAAAGAAGCAGATGTAGATGCAGCAGAATCAGAAAATATGCAGCAAAAAGACAAACAAGCCATACCATTGATAGACGAGCTGCTATCGAACGAAGAACCCTCGAATGTAGAAGCTCTCCTCTACTACATAACCAATCACCTAGAGAACAATAAGAATGAAGAATTTCAGtacgaaaatataaaagacgAAATAACTAAAATGAATGATACAAATAAAGATGCTCTTTCGTCTACTCactcaaaaagaaaaagctcATACtcagaaaatttaaataatacaaacaCTTTAACAAAGAATCTTGAACAAACAACAGATTCagtatatttagaaaatgtATCACcttttatagaaaaatatagtatgggtaacataaaaattattacaaagTCAACTGCTTTAACAGAAAGTGAAGCAGAATACACGGTttctgtaaaaaaatatatatatgataatcaTGTAATACTTGAATTTCTTATTCAAAATACACTAACTGAACAAATTTTATCAAATGTAAACTTACAAATAAACACTTATGATAACAAGTGGATCATTCTTGAAAAAACAGcaattcaaaatttatattataattcccCCCAAAATTTATACGTCCTCCTGGGAAAAGGTTCTTGCTTTACTCAGGCAGAAATTATTAACTATAATGGAAGTAACGACAATGGCAATGATAATAACAGTAGTAATTTCAATGGCAACAACGAGCCAAACGTTTATAATGTTACTCAGATTTTTCAAATTTCTTTGCATTTTCTAACCAAAGACAACGAAATGGATGAAGGTTTTCCAGACTCATATTCTATTAACCCATTTAGTATACAAATAACAGATTTTATTAATCccaaaattttaagaaatggTGAATTTAAACATGTATGGGAAAGTATGGACAATTTAAATTCTGAATCGGTCAGCAAATTTAGcctaaattttgaaaatatccAGCTAGCTGTGGTAGGattattaaatacattaaaCATGATGGCATGTGACAACACAGATATTGTAGAAAATAACTCAACAAATCATAATATGCTCCTATCAgccaaatttttaaatgaatcgAATGTTTTATGTAAAGCTTCTCTAATACTGTCACAACAGTATGGATGCTTgttgaaaattatatgtagATCTAAGAGTAGGCAGCTGTCAGAACATATCTTAAAATCCCTCGAATAG
- the PmUG01_09054300 gene encoding cysteine-rich PDZ-binding protein, putative codes for MPCEKCEKKLKKLPTPDVKNSSTRPAGVNKLLEYHTTKQKFNPNNRKCKKCSSQLHFDGKYCSVCSYKLGKCNLCGKTITDTSSHNMSIV; via the exons atgccaTGTGAAAAGTGCGAAAAGAAGTTGAAAAAATTGCCAACACCTGATGTCAagaata GTTCAACAAGACCAGCTGgtgttaataaattattggAATATCACACTACCAAGCAAAA attTAATCCGAATAACAGAAAATGCAAAAAGTGTAGTAGTCAACTGCATTTTGATGGAAAATATTGTTCAGTAtg TTCTTATAAATTAGGAAAATGTAATTTATGCGGTAAAACCATAACAGATACTTCCTCCCATAACATGTCAAtagtttaa